Part of the Engystomops pustulosus chromosome 4, aEngPut4.maternal, whole genome shotgun sequence genome is shown below.
AATGAAATTGTGGATTGTATATAGTAAGGATATACTACATCTTCCAGAGGTCAACTAGGTATGGAAGATGTCACAAATTAGCTGTGTATGGCTGAAAGTGACCAACAATTTGAAGTATTTGGTTAAGTATGTGAATAGTTATTGTATGAAGCCTGAATGGCACTATATAACAAAGGTTACATTCTATTAATACAACAAACCAAACCTGTTGTTCGGGTTCTCAAGCAAGTACAGTTATGCGTGCTAGTCATTGTACAGCATAAATACATCTGGTTGGTCATTTTCTGGCTGCATATTTGCTTAATGGGTTGAGAACTTGAAAGCATCCAACACCTGGTAAAGCAGCAAGTTTATGtgcatagaaataaaataaattcatCCCATGCATGACCAGCTGATCATCTAATGTGTGTATTGGGTCCTCTCCCACACCAGATATTGGATCAGGTCTTCGGGAGATAAGCCACTGTAAAGGAGCTAGTAGGAATCCAGTATGCATGTGCATGGGGAAATGGGTTCATTTGTCCAAAACTCTCTAAACATTCAGTCAACAGCTAGCTGACAGTGTATAGCAGCCTATTAATTATGATGGAAAAAAAGCCAACAAGTAAATAGTAAATGAACagaaagggtacattcacaaggcccctccatagaaaacagcagcgCACAGCTGCACATTTGGGgaaggatagagcatgctctatcttttcccggtgtgcaTCGCGGAAAGGTGCCATGTACTACGccgtgccgccattgccgtcgATAGGGacttatatacatccccacagagccgtctgaatgagccctaaatgatCACCATCAGAAGTTTATGGTAGAATCTATCAAGTCAATCaatgaataatataaaaaaaggaataggACCTGGCGAGAGGCCTTCGAAAAGCTTTAAGTAAAATTCTCTGTATAAATAAAGCTATATATGTGACCAATTATATATTGTACCAGGTAAGATCTAGTCATTTCTAAATAATTGTAAGGAGTTATCCATAGCATAAGAAAATATTACCTGTATCGCAGCAAATGCCAGTGCAGCCCATATTACATACATCATTATTTCTTGCAATTTTTCCACCACCAGTGCCTCACAGCCCTAGAAACAAATATCACAAAATGGTTTTATAAAACTATATATTTCTATTACACCACAAGCAAAGTGTACAATTTTTCTGGTGTAAGTGTCTTACCTCAGAGTACAGATCTCCAGGTCTGCTCATGATGCCTGTGCAGTTAAAAACACTATCTCGGCAGCAACTTAACGGGACACTGTTATTCTTTGATTTATTATACCATGGTGTTTTCTCCCAGTCTGAATAGTTGTGAATCCCACAACAGTGAAGCTGAAAACAGACAGACAATTGTCCAGTTAACATGTAGCCAAGTAGAAGTAATTTCTTCAACACATGTATAAGAGAAATAATAGAATGATAATAAGTCTCACCTGTCTCTGAACATAATCAATGGCCCGACTTGCAGAATCAGAGGACACGCCATTATACTGATTGAATACATTGGTAATGCTCTTGTCAACTTCATCttcaacctttaaaaaaaaaaatgatatagtaTTAGCTCTGCATTATGTGAACATGGATGTGCACGGTTTCTCCCTCAGGGCTCATTCTGACGGGCGTTTTTGAGGGCCATATGCTACCCTTTTTTTTGCGGATggcatactgacccattgattcctatgggtctGCGCACACATCCAGTCTGAATTTAGAAATAAACTATTAAGACAGAGAAATTGAGAAATGGTGCAATAGAAGAATATCATTAGTGACTAGGCCCTTTTTCTGTCAAAAGCCATAacacttatttttccatgtaaagagctgtgtggcggcttgttttctatataacaaattgcacttcatagtgacggtatttaatattccaatccACAAACTGggaaaataaaattcaaaaatgtggtgaaattggttaaaaaatgcatttgcgttttcttgtgggcttggattttacggctttcaaataatacatctactttattaagtgggtcggtgtgatcacggagATACAATATTTGTACaggctttataatgttttcatacatttacaaaagaatttaaaaaaaaatctttatttcgcCATGTTCTGACGCcgataaatttttcatacttttttccgacttttgatcactttttattgaattttaaaatGTTTCCTGCTgaccactattttctgttacggggttaaacgctgtgaaaatacattattatattttgaaagatcagacattttgggacatggcgatacccaacatggttctgatttttacggtttatatcagttctagggaaagggggcaatTAGAATTTTTGTAGGttggcaattttttaaaaaaatctggtaACAATAACATGATTATGAAGAAAGCTAACTTGTACAAGTGCTAGTAACAGGATTTAGTGATCTTTCTTACAGCAGCCTTAGGCCAACCTCACATgtaaggggggggagggggggtgcaccACTCACGCAACGAGGACAATAAACAAATATACTAAGATTTTATGAATTATGGATaacgtggatttttttttttttttttaaaggtgacaATAACATATCTAACAGTTACCTTTGCTCTGTAGATGTATCCAAGAACAACAACGACAACTTCAGTCACAAAAACCAAAAGCAGGATGATCACAAactgacaaaagaaaaaaaaagtaacagtttatatatattatacatacactgTAAACTCTGACTAGATTCATCACTATAGGTGGCTGCTGCTATACAGGTACAGCGATCATGGATTGATGAGTAGTTGTGCGATTTCTGAATGGTAGGCAAAGATAGGATGCAAAGCATGGCTCACAACACAGAATACATTTTCATAATCATGAGCAACAGCTACACGAAGCAGCAACCAATCATGAGGGTCTCAGTCATCCCTCCGTTATTCCTTTTAAATGTGGTCCAAACAATTATGAGACTGCACACTGACACATCTTATTCTAATGTGGAAAATCTTAAAACCAGTGTGCAGTCTGAGTAATGGGTCCATGTGCTGTCCTATTCTATTCTGTCAGGGGGGATTCATATATGTAACATTGAACAACCTGTGGATTAATTAACAATCTTGCAAAGAAACCTATAGCACAGAGCACATGGAAGGTTTACCTATCCAGCTTTTAGACCCCCT
Proteins encoded:
- the TSPAN3 gene encoding tetraspanin-3, whose product is MGQCEVISSKTVLVFLNLIFWAAAGILCYVGAYVFITYDDYDHFFEDVYTLIPGVIIIAAGALLFIIGLIGCCATIRESRCGLATFVIILLLVFVTEVVVVVLGYIYRAKVEDEVDKSITNVFNQYNGVSSDSASRAIDYVQRQLHCCGIHNYSDWEKTPWYNKSKNNSVPLSCCRDSVFNCTGIMSRPGDLYSEGCEALVVEKLQEIMMYVIWAALAFAAIQLLGMLCACIVLCRRTRDPAYELLITGGTYA